GCCCGCCGCGTGCAGCAGGGCCAGCGTGGGACGGGCGCCCGCACTGGCCACGAGGAGGGTGTGCCGGGCCTCGTCGGACAGCATCTCCAGCCGGTTCAGCACCAGGGCCCGCAGCGAGGTCGGCACCGGCAGCGGCTCGCCCGGCCGGGGCGGGGTCGGGTTCTCGGCCAGGGCACGGCCCAGTTCCAGCGCGAAGAGCGGGTTGCCGCCGCTGGTGCGGTGGATGTCGCGGACCGTGGAACGGGGCAGGCCCGTGTAGCCGCGGTGGTCGAGCAGCGCGGAGACCTGGGTGCGGGAGAGCGGGCCGAGCCGCAGGGCGAGGGTGTCGGGCGGCGCGGACCGCAGCTGCCGGTCGTACTCCTGGTCCTCGGCACGCATCGCGCACAGCAGCTGGACCGGGGTGTCGCCCAGGCGGCGGGCGGCGAAGCCGAGGAGTTCGGCGCTGGCCGGGTCGAGCCACTGCAGGTCGTCGGCAACGACCAGGACGGGGCCCGCCGCGGCGAGCGCGCGCAGTGCCGACAGCACGGCGAGGCGCAGCGCGAGGCCGTCGCGCTGGAGGGTGGACTCGCCGCGGCCGGTGAGCGCGGACTCCAGCGCGGTGCGCTGCGTGGCGGGGAGCTGGTCGGACACGTCCTCGAGGACCAGGCCGAGCAGGTCGGCGAGGGCCAGGAAGGGCAGGTGCGATTCGGACTCGGTCGCGGAGCAGCGCAACACGGTGCGGGCGGTCGCGCCGTATTCCGCGGCCAATGCCCGCAACACGGTCGACTTTCCTATTCCGGCGGGCCCGTGGAGCAGCACGCTGCCGCCGCGGTCCAGCTGCTCGCGCGCCGCGGTGAACGGCTCCTCCCGTCCGATGACCAGGTCGGGGCGGCATCTGGCAGGCTCCTCGAAGTCCCGTCGCACGGTCACCGCTCCCCTCCGTGTGTCGTGTTCTGGCCAAATTCTAGGCACCGAGTCATTGAATTTCGGAGGGGCGCGGTGGTGAGGGAAATAACAGCAACGGGCCTGGGGAATTTCAGCTCTGTGTCAATTGCGTGACGAACGGCGCGCGGGGAGGCGCCGCGGCCGCGGACGCCCCCCACGAAGACGCGGGCAACCGCGCGACCGACCACGGCGCACCCGCGGCCCCCACACGCCGCCACCCCCACGCCACTCCCGCCCGTCACCGCTACGCCGCTTCCGCCGGCCACCGCACCCGGGGCCTCTACGCCGCGCCCGCCCGGCCCCCCAGCGGGGCCCGGGCCCGGCACCGGACCCGTCACCCTTGTGCGGCTCACGCCCGGCACCAGATCCGCCACCCCTGCGCGCCCCCGCCCGGCACCCGCATCCGGCACTCCTGTGCCGCGCACGCCCGGCGCCGGACCCGGCACCGCAGCGCCGCGCCCGCCCGTAAACCTCCGTGCGGCTTCCGCCGGCCACTGACCCGGGGCCTCTACGCCGCGCCGGCCCGTAACCGCCGTGCGGCTTCCGCCCGGCACCGGACCCCGCGCCCCCACGCCGTTCACGCCCGGCGCCCTAGGGCAGCGCCCCCGCCCGTCGCGCCGCGGCCACCGCCTCTCCCCGCGTCCGCGCGCCCAGCTTCCGCATCGCGGAACGCAGGTAGCTCTTCACCGTCTCCGGCCGCAGCCCCAGCCGCTCGGCCGCCGCCGCGTTCGTCGCCCCCGCCGCCACACAGGCCAGCACGTCCACCTCCCGGGGCGCCAGCCGCACCCCGTCCGGCTCCCGGTCCGGCGCGAGCAGCCCGCACGCGTCCAGCAGTTCCGCCCGCAGCGCCGGATCGGCGATCCGCGGCGCCAGCGCGCGCAGCGCCGCGTGCGCCTCCCGCATCCGCTCCCTGACCGCCCCCGCTTCCGGAGCCTGTGCCGCACGCGCCGTCCCCGCGCCCGTCCGGGGCTGCGCCCGCACGGTGTCCAGCAGCCCCCGGGCCTCCTCCCGCGCCACGAGCGCCTGCTCCACGTCCCGCGCCGCCTCGACGGCCGCGTGCAGCATGCGGTCGCCCAGCGGCTGCGCGGTGCGCAGGGCGCCGTACAGCACCCCCCGCACCCGCCGCCGTACGACGACGGGGACGGCGAGCACGGACCGCAGCCCCTCCACGGCGACCGGCGCGTCGTACTCGTGACTGATCTGCCGGGACGCCGAGTAGTCGGTCACGGCGCACGGACGGCCCAGTGCCACCGCCTTGCCGCCCAGCCCGTAGCCGCAGGTCACGGCGAGGGCGCTGAGCGCCGGGGTGCGGGTCCCGGTCAGCTCCGTGATGCGCATCCGTGGCCGGCCCGTCTCCACCAGCCCGCCGAAGGCGACCGGCAGGCCGGTCGTCCGGCGCAGCCGCAGCAGCGCGCCCCGGATGACCGCCGTGTCCGCCGCGTCCACCGCGCCCGTCGTGTCCGCTCCCACGTGCTCGCCCTTCCCTGGCCGCGCCTCACGGCGCGCACCCCCGTTAGGGGGTAGTGAGACCTGCATCACGGATTACACGATGTCCGGGAGCCGCCCGGCAACGGTCCGGACAGAGGGAGAACGAATGACGACGGCGACCGAGGACTTCCGCCAGGCGCGGGACTTCCTGCTGGCACACCGTGCGGACTACGGCACGGCCTACGACGGCTTCGCCTGGCCCCGCCCCGAGCACTTCAACTGGGCACTCGACTGGTTCGACGTCATCGCGGACGGCAACGACCGCACCGCGCTGCACATCGTCGAGGAGGACGCCACCGAGACCCGGCTCAGCTTCGCCGAGCTCTCGGACCGCTCCGACCGCGTCGCGAACTGGCTGCGCGCCCGCGGCGTCGCGGCGGGCGACCGCGTCCTCGTTATGCTCGGCAACCAGGCCGAACTGTGGGAGACCGCGCTGGCCGCGATGAAGCTGCGCGCCGTCGTCATCCCCGCCACCCCGCTGCTCGGCGCCGCCGACCTGCGCGACCGCGTCGACCGGGGCCGTGTCCGGCACGCGATCGTGCGCGCCGCCGACACCGGGAAGTTCGACGAGGTGCCGGGCGACTACACCCGCATCGCCGTGGGCGGCGCCCCGGCCGGCTCCTGGCTGCCGTACGAGGAGGCGTACACGGCACCGTCCGGCTTCACCCCCGACGGGCCCACCCGCGCCGACGACCCGCTGATGCTCTACTTCACCTCCGGGACGACCGCCCGCCCGAAGCTCGTGGAGCACACCCACACCTCGTACCCCGTCGGGCACCTAGCCACCATGTACTGGATCGGCCTGCGGCCCGGAGACGTCCACCTGAACATCTCCTCGCCCGGCTGGGCCAAGCACGCCTGGTCCAACCTCTTCGCCCCCTGGAACGCCGAGGCGACCGTCTTCCTCCTCAACTACACCCGCTTCGACGCGGCCCGGCTGATGGCCGAGATGGACCGCGCCGGAGTGACCACCTTCTGCGCTCCGCCCACCGTCTGGCGCATGCTCATCCAGGCCGACCTCGGCGCGCTGCGCACCCGCCCCCGCGAGGCCGTAGCCGCCGGTGAGCCGCTGAACCCCGAGGTCATCGAGCAGGTCCGGCGCGCCTGGGGCGTCACCATCCGGGACGGCTTCGGCCAGACCGAGACCGCCGTGCAGGTCGCCAACACCCCCGGGCAGCCGCTGAAGACCGGCTCCATGGGCCGCCCCAGCCCCGGGTACCGCGTCGAACTCCTCGACCCGGTCACCGGCGCCCCCGGCGCCACCGAGGGCGAGATCGCCCTGGACCTCACCGAGCGGCCGGTCGGCCTGATGACCGGCTACCACGGCGACCCCGAACGCACGGCGGAGGCCATGGCCGGCGGCTACTACCGCACCGGTGACGTCGCCGCACGCGACGAGGACGGGTACCTGACGTACATCGGGCGCAGCGACGACGTCTTCAAGGCGTCCGACTACAAGATCAGCCCCTTCGAGCTGGAGAGCGCCCTGCTGGAGCACGAGGCCGTCGCCGAGGCGGCCGTCGTGCCCGCCCCGGACGCGGTGCGCCTCGCCGTCCCCAAGGCGTACGTCGTCCTCGCGGACGGCTGGGCCCCCGGCCCCGACACCGCCAAGGTCCTCTTCGAGCACTCCCGTGAGGTCCTCGCGCCGTACAAGCGCATCCGCCGCCTGGAGTTCGCCGACCTGCCCAAGACGGTCTCCGGCAAGATCCGCCGCGTGGAACTGCGCCAGGCCACCGCGGCGGGCTCGGACGCCGAGTACCGCGAGGAGGACTTCCGGTGAACTCGTACAGCCACGGGGCGAGCGAGATCCCGCTCCTCGGTGACACCATCGGCGCCGACCTGGACCGCGCGGTCGCCGCCTGGCCGGACCGGGAGGCACTGGTGGACGTCCCGTCCGGCCGCCGCTGGACCTACGCCGCGTTCGCCTCGGACGTCGACGCCCTGGCGCGCGCCCTGCTCGCCGCGGGCGTCACCAAGGGCGACCGGGTGGGCATCTGGGCGGTCAACTGCCCCGAGTGGGTCCTCGTCCAGTACGCCACCGCGCGCATCGGCGCGATCATGGTGAACATCAACCCGGCCTACCGCACCCACGAGGTCGCCTACGTCCTGAAACAGGCGGGCGTCTCCTTCCTGTTCGCCTCGCAGCGGCACAAGACCAGCGACTACCGGGCGATGACCGAACAGGTCCGCGGCGAGTGCCCGCGGCTGCGCGAGGTCGTGTACTTCGGCGACCCGGGCTGGGACGCGCTGCTGGGCCGGGCGGACGGGACGGGCACCCGGGAGCCCTTCCCCGAGCTGTCCTGCGACGACCCCATCAACATCCAGTACACCTCGGGCACGACGGGCTTCCCGAAGGGCGCCACCCTCTCCCACCACAACATCCTCAACAACGGCTATTTCGTGGGGGAGTCGATCGGCTACACGGAACACGACCGCATCTGCGTGCCCGTCCCCTTCTACCACTGCTTCGGCATGGTGATGGGAAACCTGGCGGCCACCTCCCACGGCGCGTGCATCGTCATCCCGGCCCCGTCCTTCGACCCGGCGGCCACCCTGGAAGCGGTCCAGCGCGAGCGCTGCACCTCGCTGTACGGCGTCCCGACGATGTTCATCGCCGAGCTGAACCTGCCGGACTTCGCCTCCTACGACCTCTCCTCGCTGCGCACCGGCATCATGGCGGGCTCCCCCTGCCCCGTGGAGGTGATGAAGCGGGTCGTCGCCGAGATGCACATGGAACAGGTCTCCATCTGCTACGGCATGACCGAGACGTCACCCGTCTCGCTCCAGACCCGCATGGACGACGACCTGGAGCACCGCACCGCCACGGTCGGCCGGGTCCTGCCGCACATCGAGGTGAAGATCGTCGATCCGGCGACGGGCGTGACCCGGCCACGCGGCACCCCGGGCGAACTGTGCACCCGCGGCTACAGCGTGATGCTCGGCTACTGGGACCAGCCCGAGAAGACCGCCGAGGCCGTCGACCCGGGCCGCTGGATGCACACCGGCGACCTCGCGGTGATGCGCGAGGACGGCTACGTCGAGATCGTCGGCCGCATCAAGGACATGATCATCAGGGGTGGCGAGAACGTCTACCCGCGCGAGATCGAGGAGTTCCTGCACGCCCACCCGAAGATCGCCGACGTCCAGGTCGTCGGGGTACCGCACGAACGCTACGGCGAGGAGGTGCTGGCCTGCGTCATCCCGAGCGACCCCGCCGCACCGCCGACCCTGGAGGAAGTGCGGGAGTTCTGCGCCGGCCGGCTGGCGCACTACAAGATCCCGAGCAGGCTGCAGGTCCTCGACTCCTTCCCGATGACGGTGTCCGGAAAGGTGCGCAAGGTGGAGCTGCGGGAGCGCTACGGGGCCTGAAGGACCGCCCGGGCGTTCGATCACAGGGGTCAGGGCCCGTAAGATCGGACGCCCTTGGGGGTGAAGGATGGTCAAACGGCGGCCCGTTGCGACGCCCACGCTGGAGGAGGTGGCCGCGCTCGCCGGTGTCGGGCGGGGCACGGTCTCGCGCGTCATCAACAACGAGGCGGGCGTCAAGGAATCGACCCGTCGCGCCGTGCAGCGGGCCATCGCCGAACTCGGCTATGTGCCCAACCTGGCGGCGCGGTCCCTGGCCGGGCGGCGCGCCGACGCCGTGGCGCTGGTGATGACCGAACGGGACTGGCGGCTGTTCGGCGAGCCGTTCTTCTCCGAGACCGTCCGCTCCGTCGGCGACGCCCTCACCGACACCTCCGTCCAGCTGCTGCTCACTCTGGTCCGCACGGACGCCGAACGGCAGCGGTTCCTCGAGTACGCGCGCGGCGGCCGGGTCGACGGCGTTCTGCTGATGTCCGTACGCGCCGAGGACCGGCTGCCCGACATGCTCGCCGACGCCGGCCTGCCCACCGTGCTGCTCGGGCGCCGCTCCGGCGACGAGCAGGTCACCTCCGTCGACGCGGACAACGTCGGCGGCGCCCGCGAGGCCGTCACCCACCTGGTGCGCACCGGCCGGCGTTCCATCGCCACCATCACCGGGCCGCTCGACATGTACGTCGCCCAGTGCCGCCTGCGCGGCTACCAGCAGGCCCTCGCCGGCGCCGGACTGCCCACCGACCCCTCCTGGACCGTCGAGGGCGACTTCACCGAGGCGAGCGGACGCCGGGCCATGACCGAACTCCTCGAACGCCACCCGGACGTCGACGCGGTCCTCGCCGCCTCCGACACCATGGCCGCCGCGGCCCTCTCCGTCCTGCGCGCCGCGGGCCGCCGCGTCCCCGACGACGTGGCCGTCATCGGCTTCGACGACTTCCACCTCGCCCAGCACACCGACCCGCCGCTGACCACCGTCCGCCAGCCCCTGGAGGACATCGGCCGCACCATGGTCCGCCTCCTGCTGGAGGAGATGGAACAACCGGAAGTCGCCTGGCGGCACGTGATGCTGCGCACGCGCCTGGTGATCCGCGAATCGGCGTGACCCGCCCCCGGCCGGGAGACCTCCAGCTCGGCGCCGGCCGAGACCGCTCCCCGCGGGCGTTCCCGGCGACTCCCCGGCGCAGCCGGGCCGATCGGCGCGAGGAAAGAGCCGACAGCGTGACTCCGCGGCCCGCGATGTCTTGACACGGCTGGTCACGGCTGGCTTCATGGCCAGCAGGTGGGAGCGCTCCCACAGGGCTCCCGGCACCGGCTCCCGCACGCCTCCCCGCGGACGCGAGCCGGCGCCGGGCTGCACCACGGCCCGTGCGCACGGCCCCGCGCGCACACCCCGGGCGACGGCCCCCGGGCAGCTCTCCCCGCACGGCACGACCCGGTGCATCCCCCCGGCGTACCGGACACCGCTCACCGAGCACGCCCATCGACGACACCCAGAGAGCACGCCCATCGAGCACCGCGCACCGCGCACCGCTCGTCGCACGCCGGACACCGCATCCGGGAGCTCGCCCACCGGATACCGCGCACCCGTACGGAAGGACGATCCGTTGCGCCCGTTCTCCCTCCGCCCGTTGCGACGGCCCGAGCCACCGGGCCCGGCCCGCCGCAGGCGTGTCACCGGCCCCGCCGCCCTCGCCGCCGCCCTCACCGCGGGGCTCCTCCTGCCCCTCACCGCCGCCGCCCCCTCCTCCGCCGCGCCCGCGTTCGACTACGGCGAGGCGCTGCAGAAGTCCCTGCTGTTCTACGAGGCCCAGCAGTCCGGCGCGATTCCCGGCTGGAACCGGGTCGGCTGGCGCGGGGACTCGGGGATGAATGACGGCAAGGACGTCGGCGTCGACCTGACCGGCGGGTGGTACGACGCCGGGGACCACGTCAAGTTCGGGCTGCCCATGGCCTATTCGGCGACCGTGCTCGCCTGGGGCGGCCTGGAGGAGCGCGCCGCCTACACCCGCAGCGGCCAGTGGACGCACCTGAAGAACAACCTCCGTTTCGTCAGTGACTACTTCGTCAAGGCCCACCCCTCGCCCGACGTCCTGTACGGACAGGTCGGCCACGGCGGCAGGGACCACGCCTGGTGGGGGCCGGCCGAGGTCATGCCGATGGAGCGGCCCGCCTTCAGGATCGACGCCTCCTGCCCCGGCTCCGACCTCGCCGGGCAGACCGCCGCCGCCCTGGCGGCCTCCTCCATGGTGTTCGCGGACAGCGACGCCGCGTACGCCGGCAAGCTGCTCACGCACGCCAAGCAGCTCTACTCCTTCG
Above is a genomic segment from Streptomyces glaucescens containing:
- a CDS encoding AMP-binding protein, giving the protein MNSYSHGASEIPLLGDTIGADLDRAVAAWPDREALVDVPSGRRWTYAAFASDVDALARALLAAGVTKGDRVGIWAVNCPEWVLVQYATARIGAIMVNINPAYRTHEVAYVLKQAGVSFLFASQRHKTSDYRAMTEQVRGECPRLREVVYFGDPGWDALLGRADGTGTREPFPELSCDDPINIQYTSGTTGFPKGATLSHHNILNNGYFVGESIGYTEHDRICVPVPFYHCFGMVMGNLAATSHGACIVIPAPSFDPAATLEAVQRERCTSLYGVPTMFIAELNLPDFASYDLSSLRTGIMAGSPCPVEVMKRVVAEMHMEQVSICYGMTETSPVSLQTRMDDDLEHRTATVGRVLPHIEVKIVDPATGVTRPRGTPGELCTRGYSVMLGYWDQPEKTAEAVDPGRWMHTGDLAVMREDGYVEIVGRIKDMIIRGGENVYPREIEEFLHAHPKIADVQVVGVPHERYGEEVLACVIPSDPAAPPTLEEVREFCAGRLAHYKIPSRLQVLDSFPMTVSGKVRKVELRERYGA
- a CDS encoding helix-turn-helix transcriptional regulator, whose amino-acid sequence is MQVSLPPNGGARREARPGKGEHVGADTTGAVDAADTAVIRGALLRLRRTTGLPVAFGGLVETGRPRMRITELTGTRTPALSALAVTCGYGLGGKAVALGRPCAVTDYSASRQISHEYDAPVAVEGLRSVLAVPVVVRRRVRGVLYGALRTAQPLGDRMLHAAVEAARDVEQALVAREEARGLLDTVRAQPRTGAGTARAAQAPEAGAVRERMREAHAALRALAPRIADPALRAELLDACGLLAPDREPDGVRLAPREVDVLACVAAGATNAAAAERLGLRPETVKSYLRSAMRKLGARTRGEAVAAARRAGALP
- a CDS encoding LacI family DNA-binding transcriptional regulator, whose product is MVKRRPVATPTLEEVAALAGVGRGTVSRVINNEAGVKESTRRAVQRAIAELGYVPNLAARSLAGRRADAVALVMTERDWRLFGEPFFSETVRSVGDALTDTSVQLLLTLVRTDAERQRFLEYARGGRVDGVLLMSVRAEDRLPDMLADAGLPTVLLGRRSGDEQVTSVDADNVGGAREAVTHLVRTGRRSIATITGPLDMYVAQCRLRGYQQALAGAGLPTDPSWTVEGDFTEASGRRAMTELLERHPDVDAVLAASDTMAAAALSVLRAAGRRVPDDVAVIGFDDFHLAQHTDPPLTTVRQPLEDIGRTMVRLLLEEMEQPEVAWRHVMLRTRLVIRESA
- a CDS encoding AMP-binding protein; the protein is MTTATEDFRQARDFLLAHRADYGTAYDGFAWPRPEHFNWALDWFDVIADGNDRTALHIVEEDATETRLSFAELSDRSDRVANWLRARGVAAGDRVLVMLGNQAELWETALAAMKLRAVVIPATPLLGAADLRDRVDRGRVRHAIVRAADTGKFDEVPGDYTRIAVGGAPAGSWLPYEEAYTAPSGFTPDGPTRADDPLMLYFTSGTTARPKLVEHTHTSYPVGHLATMYWIGLRPGDVHLNISSPGWAKHAWSNLFAPWNAEATVFLLNYTRFDAARLMAEMDRAGVTTFCAPPTVWRMLIQADLGALRTRPREAVAAGEPLNPEVIEQVRRAWGVTIRDGFGQTETAVQVANTPGQPLKTGSMGRPSPGYRVELLDPVTGAPGATEGEIALDLTERPVGLMTGYHGDPERTAEAMAGGYYRTGDVAARDEDGYLTYIGRSDDVFKASDYKISPFELESALLEHEAVAEAAVVPAPDAVRLAVPKAYVVLADGWAPGPDTAKVLFEHSREVLAPYKRIRRLEFADLPKTVSGKIRRVELRQATAAGSDAEYREEDFR